One Bacteroidota bacterium genomic window carries:
- a CDS encoding type IX secretion system membrane protein PorP/SprF: MQNGFLCFVFLFFCAEIEQVQAQQDAMYSQYMFNGLAINPAYAGTRNVLSASGLFRRQWAGKKIEGAPITETFTLDTPLPKKKTALGINLINDKIGVTNALAIDLIYAYRIKINRYKTLSLGIQAGIWQYRANFNSVNLSKDITAQQDGAFQNNINRWDPNFGFGAYYYTKIFYAGISLPHLLNNKLISKQDNVNSAYGYLSDSEKARQFRHAFITMGYLMKFPKKYLKLKPSILIKYVYGAPVELDLNANLWFYEKYAVGLSVRTADAIAVLLEAQATKQWRFGYSYDYSYTKLRKYNSGSHEIMVRYEFSYQKSKLLTPRYF, from the coding sequence ATGCAAAACGGATTTCTGTGCTTTGTGTTTTTGTTTTTTTGCGCAGAAATTGAGCAAGTGCAAGCTCAACAGGATGCTATGTACTCACAGTACATGTTTAACGGATTGGCAATAAATCCGGCTTATGCAGGAACCAGAAATGTGCTTTCGGCAAGTGGATTATTCCGCAGACAATGGGCCGGTAAAAAAATAGAAGGTGCGCCAATAACCGAAACCTTTACTTTGGACACACCTTTGCCTAAAAAGAAAACGGCTTTAGGAATCAATTTAATTAACGACAAAATTGGTGTTACCAATGCTCTAGCCATCGATTTAATTTATGCTTATCGAATAAAAATTAATCGCTACAAAACGCTTTCTTTGGGAATACAAGCAGGTATCTGGCAATACAGAGCCAACTTCAATTCAGTAAACCTATCGAAAGATATTACTGCTCAGCAAGACGGTGCATTTCAAAACAACATCAATCGATGGGACCCCAATTTTGGTTTTGGAGCTTACTATTATACCAAGATTTTTTATGCAGGAATTTCATTACCACACTTGCTAAACAACAAACTTATTAGTAAGCAAGACAATGTAAATAGTGCTTATGGATACCTGAGCGATAGCGAAAAGGCGCGACAGTTTAGACATGCATTTATAACCATGGGATATTTAATGAAGTTTCCAAAGAAGTATTTAAAATTGAAGCCTTCCATTTTAATTAAATACGTATACGGCGCTCCTGTTGAACTTGACTTAAATGCCAACCTTTGGTTTTATGAAAAATATGCAGTTGGTTTGTCAGTAAGAACTGCCGATGCAATTGCTGTTCTTCTCGAAGCTCAGGCTACTAAACAATGGCGTTTTGGGTATTCTTACGACTATTCTTACACAAAGCTTAGAAAGTACAATTCAGGAAGCCATGAAATTATGGTTCGATACGAATTTAGTTATCAAAAATCTAAACTCTTAACACCACGCTATTTTTAA